The sequence GCAGTCCATTCACCCACAAGGCTCTAGACCTCAGGTGAGAAGACCAGCTTGCTCCTAGCCGAAAGCGTTCTGGAACAGTGTACAGGAAGAACTCTGCTGCTACATTTAACTGGATAGGATTAGTGGAATGGGGCCGGCAGGAGATGTCCTCCTAGAAGGAATACATAAGAAAGAAAGTCCCTtgtgaaggacttccctgatggtctagtggttaagaatctgcctgccaatgcaagggacacgggttccatccctggtctgggaagatcccacatgctgtagagcaactaagcctgtgaaaagtgaaagtgttgttgttcagtcgtgtctaatttgttgtgaccctatggactatagcctgccaggctcctctgtgggattttgcaggcgagaacactggagtgggtttgccattccattctcttctccaggggatctccctgacccagggatcaaactccagtctcccacactgcagacagattcttaccatctgagccaccatggaagccccatgtaaacctgtgggccacaactattgagcctgtgcctgagagcccagaagccacaactactgaagcccatgtactgcaactgcAGAAGCCCAAgaaccctagagcccatgctctggaacaagagaagccactgcagtgagaagccccgcACTGCAATGAGGAGGGGCCTgagctcaccacaactagacaaagcctgcatgcagcaatgaagacccagcacagtcaaaagtgcaatcaatttttaaaagggaagacTTGCGAACCATGCATCCATCGGTGGGGCATCAGTGGGCTCAGAAACTCTTGGTTCCCTTCAGAGTAGGCGATCTGCCTTTAATAAGTCATATTGTGACTTTGCACGCTCTTTTCAAATGGAATCATGGCAGTCATGGGGTAAATTACCTACTGAATTTCTGATGGCTTCCTTAGCAACCACCTGTTCAGACCACTGTCTTCCTTCCAGATCGTTCTGTGGGGCCGGACTGAAAAATGCCTGAAGGAGACGACGGAGGAGATTCGGCAGATGGGCACTGAGTGCCACTACTTCATCTGTGATGTGGGCAACCGGGAGGAGGTGTACCAGACAGCTAAAGCTGTGCGGGAGAAGGTGAGCGGCCTGGGAGGCACTGGCCTCAGCTCTGTCAGAATCCTAGCCAAAGGGGACAGTCTCACGGGGCTTGGAGAGAGCTTGCTTATGGTGGAATGGCTGTTTGCAGGGCATCTCGGAGGACTCTCCTGTGAAGctggtcctgtgtgtgtgtgtgttgcagagagcagggactaGGGACATAGACTGACTGAATCACCTGTTGTCCCCTTTGGAAGTTTAAGCCTGTGAGTGTCTGTCCTAAACCCTGggtagtggggtgggggtggggtgcaaaTGTCTCGTGGTCGTCTGGGAAAATACCCCTGACTCCAGACATCTAGTTAGACTGAGTGTATTAGTGAGGTCCAAGAGAGCAGAAACCACCCTGTTAGATATCTGGCACACGGCAAGTGTTAACTATGTCACAATAACCTCATTTATTATAGGTGTGCTCTGTGACAGGTATATTAGGTGCCATAAATTATTTCTGATCCCCAGAGCAACCCTGGTATGGTTATTAGCCCCATCTTACAAATCAAGACTAATGCTCAGAGAGGCGATGTGGCTGCCCAGGGCCAGGTCCCTCCTCTCCAGGGATAGGCCACTGGGGCTGGCTGCCCTAATGGCCCGGTGGCCCCTTCTTGCCCACAGGTGGGTGACATCACCATCCTGGTGAACAACGCCGCCGTGGTCCACGGGAAGAGCCTGATGGACAGTGACGATGATGCCCTTCTCAAGTCCCAGCACATCAACACCCTGGGCCAGTTCTGGGTAAGGTTTTCCTGAGCCAGAGCCAGCGCTGGGCATGTCAATGACATGGTCTTCCCTTCCAGGGAGCCTGGGGCTataggggagtggggagaggctcACCAGGGCTTGGGCTTGGGTCTAGAGGGTGGCTGGACAAGAAGAATGACAGGCTCTCCAGGAGTCATCTGGACTTTCTGAAATGTGGGGGTTGGTGCCCTCAGCCTCCACCCCATCACCTCCCCATCGCAGGAAAACCCAGTGGCTGGAGGGGTGCCCGTGTCAAGGGTAGTCTGTTCTCCCCAAGAGGGTAAGTCGAGGGGCTGTTGGAAGCTGTGTCTGCCGCACACTAACCTCCCCATCCACCCTCAGACCACCAAGGCCTTCTTGCCGCGGATGCTGGAGCTACAGAACGGCCACATCGTGTGTCTGAACTCCGTGTTGGCACTCTCCGCCATCCCTGGCGCCATCGACTACTGCACGTCCAAAGCCTCAGCCTTCGCCTTCATGGAGAGCCTGACCCTGGGGCTGCTGGACTGTCCGGGCGTCAGCGCCACCACCGTGCTGCCCTTCCACACAAGCACCGAGATGTTCCAGGGCATGAGGGTCAGGTCAGTGGCAGGGGACCCTGTCTCCGAGCCAAGTCCCTCTAGTCAATTGGACAAGGGGACTCATTATACCCAgagagacaaaattttaaaataacccaGAAGTGCTTTTTCCCTGGCTTTTTGGTCTCATATCTGAGTCTCCATCTGCAAGGCAGTGGGGTTCTATAGTGGTTTAGGGTCCTGCTTCTCAGGTCAGGGGCTTCACAGAGTACCCATGCTAAACGCATGCAATGGAATACTCACCCAACTATAAAAAGGGTGTAAAGTATTAATTACGCAAATGATATGGATGAATCTCCAAAGcattatgttgaatgaaagaaatcagagacaCAAGAGTGCATTTTGCATGGTTCAATTTTTCTGAAGTCCTAGAGAAGGCAAAGctgggtggaggtgatggagatCAGAACAGTGCAGTCCTAGAGGAGTGGGGACACAGCCTGGCAGGGAGCACCAGGGAACCTTCTAGGCTTTTAACAATGTTCTCTCTTCTTGGTCTGAGTAGGGATTACACAGGTAAAAACTGATCATGCTGGACACTTAAGATTTATGCCTTTTATTGTATATAAGTTATAGCTTAAAGAAATACCGAAGCCCAACCACCCCTCctccagaccaattaaatcaacAGGAAACGGGTACCACTGGTTTAGAGCTTACTTTGGAGCCAGACCCCCAGGATGTGTGTGACTCTCCAGCCTCTGTTGTTAATCTGCAGAATGGGATGATAGGAGTAGGAGtctgtgataaaaataaaatgggatctAGCACAGAATACCCTATGTGCTACATTGTAAGTGCCCAGTAAATGGTGCTACACTGATGTGCACTTATGAAGGGACACAAGGTTGTAGGGAAATGAAAATGGGGAATCACCCAAAaactattttccttgtttttttgcAAAGCAACATATAATGATAGTTTTGCCTTCTAAATTACATGTATCACCCTCTTCCAAACATGAGGATAGCATGGAAGGGTCATTGTGAGGATTGCATGAGATCGTGGAAGGCATGGAGCACAGTGCATTCATGTGGTGTGGGAATCACTCAGAAGACCTCAGTGATTATCACTAGGGGTGGTTTTGCTAAGCAAGAATCAAAACACCTGGCTTTGCAGACTCAGAGACATGCAGAACAGACTTCTGATTGCCAGGGGagaggtgaggggagggaagaagtaggagtttgggattagcagaagcaaactattatatatagaatggataaataatgtaCTGTGTAGCAcggggaactatgttcaatatcccgtaaaaaacataatggaaaagaatatgaaacagaatatatat is a genomic window of Bos indicus isolate NIAB-ARS_2022 breed Sahiwal x Tharparkar chromosome 16, NIAB-ARS_B.indTharparkar_mat_pri_1.0, whole genome shotgun sequence containing:
- the DHRS3 gene encoding short-chain dehydrogenase/reductase 3, encoding MVWKRLGALVVFPLQMIYLVVKAAVGLVLPAKLRDLSRENVLITGGGRGIGRQLAREFAERGARKIVLWGRTEKCLKETTEEIRQMGTECHYFICDVGNREEVYQTAKAVREKVGDITILVNNAAVVHGKSLMDSDDDALLKSQHINTLGQFWTTKAFLPRMLELQNGHIVCLNSVLALSAIPGAIDYCTSKASAFAFMESLTLGLLDCPGVSATTVLPFHTSTEMFQGMRVRFPNLFPPLKPETVARRTVEAVQLNQALLLLPWTMHALIILKSILPQAALEEIHKFSGTYTCMNTFKGRT